From one Aeropyrum camini SY1 = JCM 12091 genomic stretch:
- a CDS encoding phosphoribosylanthranilate isomerase — MVRVKVCGVSRVESVAMLDGLVDYIGFVSSKRVSSPRVLPPSHIRDLASHARTSAAVAVLHGYSPGEAARVAFSSGVEVLQYHSPIDPLEAVRLSQVLEQYGLSLALVIEWTEKVWRPMDPCMYWRVLKSEGVRLEYLLLDAAKGSGAPLPLRMAARAAGCIPRLGLAGGLTPASACEAASTGAFLLDVSRGVESGVPGAKDPGLVAWFVYSARRCSAAL; from the coding sequence ATGGTTAGGGTTAAGGTCTGCGGCGTATCTAGGGTTGAAAGCGTGGCGATGCTAGACGGCCTGGTCGACTACATTGGGTTCGTGTCTTCAAAGAGGGTATCATCACCCAGGGTTTTACCGCCAAGCCACATACGAGACCTCGCATCTCACGCGAGGACCTCGGCTGCTGTCGCTGTGCTACACGGTTATAGCCCGGGCGAGGCGGCCCGCGTAGCGTTCTCATCCGGAGTCGAGGTCCTCCAGTACCACTCACCAATAGACCCGCTTGAGGCAGTCAGGCTATCGCAGGTCCTCGAACAGTATGGCCTGTCCCTAGCACTTGTTATCGAGTGGACGGAAAAGGTTTGGAGACCCATGGACCCCTGCATGTACTGGAGAGTATTGAAGAGTGAGGGGGTTAGGCTGGAGTACCTCCTGCTGGACGCCGCTAAGGGCTCGGGAGCCCCGCTCCCACTCCGCATGGCCGCCAGGGCGGCTGGCTGCATTCCCAGGCTGGGGCTGGCGGGAGGGCTCACACCAGCCTCGGCCTGTGAGGCCGCCTCGACGGGCGCTTTCCTCCTGGATGTAAGCAGGGGTGTGGAGAGCGGTGTTCCTGGGGCTAAGGATCCTGGGCTTGTGGCCTGGTTTGTATACAGCGCTAGACGCTGCTCAGCCGCCCTTTAA